In Mauremys reevesii isolate NIE-2019 linkage group 8, ASM1616193v1, whole genome shotgun sequence, a single genomic region encodes these proteins:
- the ECHDC2 gene encoding enoyl-CoA hydratase domain-containing protein 2, mitochondrial isoform X2, protein MNRAHARNSLGRVLVNELFRVLESLRCDERIRVVVFKSEVKGVFCAGADLKERAQMNDTEVGHFVHRLRSLMDEIAALPMPTIAAIEGYALGGGLELALACDLRIAASSAKMGLIETTRGLLPGAGGTQRLPRCIGIGLAKELIFTGRQIDGQQALSIGLVNHTVLQNDEGDAAYQRALTLAKEILPQAPIAVKMGKLAINRGIEVDIASGMAIEGMCYAQNIPTRDRQEGMAAFREKRPPQFIGE, encoded by the exons ATGAACAGAGCCCATGCCAGAAATTCACTGGGAAGAGTACTTGTTAATGAA CTATTCAGAGTTCTAGAAAGTCTCCGTTGTGATGAAAGGATCCGCGTGGTAGTGTTTAAAAGTGAAGTAAAAGGCGTGTTTTGTGCAG GTGCTGACTTAAAGGAGCGTGCACAAATGAATGATACAGAGGTTGGACACTTTGTTCACAGGCTGAGAAGTTTAATGGATGAAATTG CTGCACTGCCTATGCCCACAATAGCTGCAATAGAAGGCTATGCATTAGGTGGGGGATTGGAATTGGCATTAGCGTGTGATCTTCGAATAGCAG cttCATCAGCTAAAATGGGCCTGATTGAGACCACCAGAGGACTTCTTCCGGGTGCAG GTGGAACCCAACGCCTGCCCCGCTGTATTGGAATAGGTCTTGCTAAGgaactcattttcactggcagaCAGATTGATGGGCAACAAGCACTCTCAATAGGATTAGTAAACCACACAGTGCTACAGAATGATGAAGGGGATGCTGCTTACCAGAGAGCATTAACCTTAGCTAAAGAAATTCTTCCTCAG GCTCCCATCGCTGTGAAAATGGGTAAACTGGCAATAAACAGAGGGATagag GTGGATATTGCATCGGGGATGGCTATTGAGGGAATGTGTTATGCACAG AATATTCCTACAAGAGACCGCCAGGAAGGAATGGCTGCCTTCAGAGAGAAACGTCCACCCCAGTTTATTggggaatag
- the ECHDC2 gene encoding enoyl-CoA hydratase domain-containing protein 2, mitochondrial isoform X1, with product MLRLGRAAAGCRALAAPHPRGAGGHSKRSSSGGKEILVNVHGGESSGIAEILMNRAHARNSLGRVLVNELFRVLESLRCDERIRVVVFKSEVKGVFCAGADLKERAQMNDTEVGHFVHRLRSLMDEIAALPMPTIAAIEGYALGGGLELALACDLRIAASSAKMGLIETTRGLLPGAGGTQRLPRCIGIGLAKELIFTGRQIDGQQALSIGLVNHTVLQNDEGDAAYQRALTLAKEILPQAPIAVKMGKLAINRGIEVDIASGMAIEGMCYAQNIPTRDRQEGMAAFREKRPPQFIGE from the exons ATGCTCCGGCTggggagagctgcagctgggtgcaGGGCGCTCGCCGCGCCGCACCCCCGAGGGGCCGGCGGCCACAGCAAGAGATCCTCGTCTGGGGGGAAGGAGATCCTGGTCAATGTGCACGGCGGGGAAAGCAGCG GAATTGCTGAAATCCTGATGAACAGAGCCCATGCCAGAAATTCACTGGGAAGAGTACTTGTTAATGAA CTATTCAGAGTTCTAGAAAGTCTCCGTTGTGATGAAAGGATCCGCGTGGTAGTGTTTAAAAGTGAAGTAAAAGGCGTGTTTTGTGCAG GTGCTGACTTAAAGGAGCGTGCACAAATGAATGATACAGAGGTTGGACACTTTGTTCACAGGCTGAGAAGTTTAATGGATGAAATTG CTGCACTGCCTATGCCCACAATAGCTGCAATAGAAGGCTATGCATTAGGTGGGGGATTGGAATTGGCATTAGCGTGTGATCTTCGAATAGCAG cttCATCAGCTAAAATGGGCCTGATTGAGACCACCAGAGGACTTCTTCCGGGTGCAG GTGGAACCCAACGCCTGCCCCGCTGTATTGGAATAGGTCTTGCTAAGgaactcattttcactggcagaCAGATTGATGGGCAACAAGCACTCTCAATAGGATTAGTAAACCACACAGTGCTACAGAATGATGAAGGGGATGCTGCTTACCAGAGAGCATTAACCTTAGCTAAAGAAATTCTTCCTCAG GCTCCCATCGCTGTGAAAATGGGTAAACTGGCAATAAACAGAGGGATagag GTGGATATTGCATCGGGGATGGCTATTGAGGGAATGTGTTATGCACAG AATATTCCTACAAGAGACCGCCAGGAAGGAATGGCTGCCTTCAGAGAGAAACGTCCACCCCAGTTTATTggggaatag